The Sandaracinus amylolyticus genomic interval GCCGTCGCCCACGAGATCGCCTCGCCCGCGAGCACCGCGCCCAGCACCACGGCGACGATCGGGTTCACGTACGCGTAGCTCATCGCGACCGCGGGGCGCGCGTGACGCAGCAGCCACGCGTACGCGGTGAAGGCGACCAGCGATCCGAGCACCACGAGATGCAGCCACGCGACCGCGGCGCGCAGCGGGATCTCGTGAGGCACGGGCTCGCCGACGAGCGCGCTCACCGCGAGCAGCGTCGCCCCTCCGAGCATCATCTGCGTGGCCGTCGCACCGAGCGCGGTGCCCGGTCGCGCGCGTCCTTCCGCGCGCGACCAGAGCGAGCCGAGCGCGAAGCCGATCGGCGCGAGCACGATCAGCACACCGTCGAGCCCCGCACCGCCGAGCGGCGAGCCGAGCGCGAGCACGATCACCGCCGCGAGCCCGAGCATCATCCCGCCGAGCTCGGCGCGGGTCGGACGCTCGCCGCTCAGCGCGCCCGCGCCGGCGGCGATCAGCGGCGTGGTCGCGCACACGACCGCGGCGATGCCGGACGGCACCGTGCGCTCCGCGGCGGCGACGAGCCCGTTGCCCGCGCCGAAGAGCAGCGCCCCGATCGGCAGCGCGACGAGCCACGTGCGCGCGCGCGGCCATGCCTCGCCGCGCCACCGCGCGATCGCGAGCAGCACCGTGCCCGCGACGACGAAGCGCAGCCCCGCCTGTCCGAACGGCGGCAGCGACTCGACGGCGACGCGCATCGCGAGGTAGGTCGAGCCCCAGATGAGATAGATCGTGGCCAGCGCGCCGACGAGGCGCGGATCGAGCGAGGGCCGTGCGGCGACGAGCGGGAGCGTGGTCGAGCTGCTCATGCGGCTCGTCATGCGCCTCGTGGGTGCACCGGTACAGATGCAGGAACGCGCGACCAGGGCCGGTACAGATGCGCGCTGTACCGGTGTCGGCCTCCCGAATCTGTGCTGGTCGCTCGCGCGCTCGGCCATCACACTCGAGCGCATGGCACGGGCTGCGGCCGAGGACGATGCGTTCCTCTACGAGCGCATCGCCGACGAGCTGGACGATCTGATCGGGCGCGGCGCGCTGCGCGCGGGCGATCGGCTGCCCAGCGTGCGCAGGCTGAGCGAGGAGCGCGGCGTGAGCGTCGCGACGGTCGTCGCGGCGTACCTGCTCCTCGAAGGTCGCGGCGTCGCCGAGGCGCGCCCCAAGTCGGGCCACTTCGTGCGCGCGCGCTCGAGCGCCGAGGCGAAGGTGCCCTCGGTCCCGCGGCGCACCGCGGCGCCGGCGCGCGTCTCGATCGACGCCGACGCGGATCAGCTCATCCAGGCGATGCTGCAGGCGCGTCACGGCGAGGTCCCGCTCGGCTGCGCGTACCTCGCGCCCGAGCTCCTGCCGCTGCGCAAGCTCAACACGATGCTCGCGCAGGTCGCGCGCGAAGGCGGCGGCCCGGGCGGCGCGTACGACGAGCTGCGCGGCTCGCTCCAGCTGCGACGGCAGCTCGCGCGCCTCGCCGCGGGGTGGGGCGTCGCGCTCGGCGAGGACGAGCTCGTCACGACGCTCGGCGGCACCGACGCGCTCAACCTCGCGATCGGCGCGCTGACGCGCCCCGGCGACGTGATCGCGCTCGAGTCGCCGGCGTACTTCGCGTTCCTGCGGATGTTCGATCACCACGGGCTGCGCGC includes:
- a CDS encoding EamA family transporter codes for the protein MSSSTTLPLVAARPSLDPRLVGALATIYLIWGSTYLAMRVAVESLPPFGQAGLRFVVAGTVLLAIARWRGEAWPRARTWLVALPIGALLFGAGNGLVAAAERTVPSGIAAVVCATTPLIAAGAGALSGERPTRAELGGMMLGLAAVIVLALGSPLGGAGLDGVLIVLAPIGFALGSLWSRAEGRARPGTALGATATQMMLGGATLLAVSALVGEPVPHEIPLRAAVAWLHLVVLGSLVAFTAYAWLLRHARPAVAMSYAYVNPIVAVVLGAVLAGEAISWATAIAGAAIAGGVMWAIRGSVRG